A genomic window from Salvia splendens isolate huo1 chromosome 11, SspV2, whole genome shotgun sequence includes:
- the LOC121754150 gene encoding auxin-responsive protein SAUR71-like, which produces MKKLMRRLSRVGDSSQYCLLRSQSRRRASASSLRKGGVPEGHLPVYVGEEMERFVVSAELLNHPIFVTLLNRSAQEYGYEQKGVLRIPCHVLIFERVLEALRVGVADAQDLLNSLTDQL; this is translated from the coding sequence ATGAAGAAGCTCATGAGGAGATTATCCAGAGTCGGCGACTCTTCACAGTACTGCCTCCTCAGATCTCAATCGCGCCGCCgcgcctccgcctcctcgcTGCGGAAGGGCGGCGTTCCGGAGGGGCACCTCCCGGTCTACGTCGGCGAGGAGATGGAGCGGTTCGTGGTGAGCGCCGAGCTGCTCAACCACCCGATCTTCGTCACTTTGCTCAACCGATCGGCGCAGGAGTACGGATACGAGCAGAAAGGCGTCCTGCGCATCCCCTGTCACGTCCTCATCTTCGAGCGCGTGCTCGAGGCGCTCCGCGTCGGAGTCGCCGACGCGCAGGATCTGCTCAATTCGCTCACGGATCAGTTGTAG